In Saccopteryx leptura isolate mSacLep1 chromosome 11, mSacLep1_pri_phased_curated, whole genome shotgun sequence, the following proteins share a genomic window:
- the ABT1 gene encoding activator of basal transcription 1: MDAEESEPEASEQGLLEGRDREPEAEEEQEESEETTGIAKKRVVPGIVYLGHLPPRFRPLHVRNLLSAYGEVGRVFFQPEDGFVRRKKKAAAASATGGKKRSKYSKDYTEGWVEFRDKRVAKRVAASLHNTPMGSRRRSPFRYDLWNLKYLHRFTWSHLSEHLAFERQVRRQRLRVEVAQAKRETDFYLRSVERGKRFLAADGDSARPNGSWAFAQRPTEQELRARKAARPGGRERARLANVQDQARSNRGLLARIFGAPPPSESMEEPSVVRDS; encoded by the exons ATGGATGCCGAGGAATCGGAGCCAGAAGCCTCCGAGCAGGGCCTTCTGGAAGGGAGAGACCGGGAACCAGAGGcggaagaggagcaggaggaatCCGAAGAGACGACGGGAATCGCCAAGAAGCGAGTGGTGCCAGGCATCGTGTACCTGGGCCACCTCCCGCCCCGGTTCCGGCCTCTGCACGTGCGGAACCTTCTCAGCGCCTACGGCGAGGTGGGGCGCGTCTTCTTCCAGCCCGAGG ACGGGTTCGTGCGGCGCAAAAagaaggcagcggcagcctcgGCCACAGGAGGGAAAAAGCGGTCCAAGTACAGCAAGGACTACACAGAGGGCTGGGTGGAGTTCCGGGACAAGCGAGTAGCCAAGCGTGTGGCCGCCAGTCTGCATAATACGCCCATGGGCTCCCGCAGGCGCAGCCCCTTTCGTTATGACCTGTGGAACCTCAAG TACCTGCACCGTTTCACCTGGTCCCACCTCAGTGAGCATCTTGCGTTTGAGCGCCAGGTGCGCCGGCAGCGCCTGAGAGTCGAGGTTGCCCAGGCCAAGCGTGAGACTGACTTCTATCTTCGAAGTGTGGAGCGCGGGAAACGCTTCCTTGCTGCAGATGGGGACTCGGCCCGCCCAAATGGCTCCTGGGCCTTTGCCCAGCGTCCTACCGAGCAGGAGCTAAGGGCCCGGAAGGCAGCTCGCCCAGGGGGTCGTGAACGGGCTCGCCTGGCCAATGTGCAGGACCAGGCCCGCTCCAACCGAGGACTCCTTGCCAGGATCTTCGGAGCCCCACCACCCTCAGAAAGCATGGAGGAACCGTCAGTGGTCAGGGACTCTTGA
- the ZNF322 gene encoding zinc finger protein 322 yields MYTSEERDNQRTQRRKLYYVCPQRGQKIFIRVHETTQIDDQLYQCLEREQNFCENLALIMCERIHTGEKPYRCDMCEKTFVQRSDLISHQRIHNYEKPYKCSKCEKSFWHHLALSGHQRTHAGKKFYTCDICGKNFGQSSDLLVHQRSHTGEKPYLCSECDKCFSRSTNLIRHRRTHTGEKPFKCLECEKAFSGKSDLISHQRTHTGERPYKCNKCEKSYRHRSAFIVHKRVHTGEKPYKCGACEKCFGQKSDLIVHQRVHTGEKPYKCLECMRSFTRSANLIRHQATHTHTFKCLEYEKSFSCGSDLIVHQRIHMEEKPRQWSACESGFLLGMGFVAQPKMRTQTEELHYQYSVCDKGFCQSSALLQHQTVHIGEKPYICNMGEKGCELSLPHASEASQTSWPDKKF; encoded by the coding sequence atgtacacttcaGAAGAGAGAGATAATCAGAGAACTCAGAGAAGGAAGCTGTATTATGTGTGCCCTCAGAGGGGTCAAAAGATTTTTATTCGTGTGCATGAGACTACTCAGATAGATGATCAACTATACCAGTGCCTTGAACGTGAGCAAAACTTCTGTGAAAACTTAGCTCTTATTATGTGTGAGAGAATCCATACTGGGGAGAAACCTTATCGATGTGATATGTGTGAGAAAACCTTTGTCCAGCGCTCAGATCTTATTTCACACCAGAGGATCCACAATTATGAGAAACCTTATAAATGTAGCAAATGTGAGAAGAGCTTCTGGCACCACTTAGCCCTTTCAGGACACCAGAGAACACATGCAGGCAAAAAATTCTACACGTGTGACATCTGTGGCAAGAACTTTGGACAGAGCTCTGATCTGCTTGTCCACCAGCGAAGCCACACGGGCGAGAAACCGTATCTGTGCAGTGAGTGTGATAAATGTTTCAGTCGAAGTACAAACCTCATTAGGCACCGAAgaactcacactggagagaaaccattTAAGTGTCTGGAGTGTGAAAAGGCTTTTAGTGGAAAATCAGATCTCATTAGCCACCAGAGAACTCACACTGGCGAAAGGCCCTACAAATGTAATAAGTGTGAGAAAAGTTACCGACACCGTTCGGCCTTCATTGTTCATAAAAGAGTTCATactggggagaagccctataAGTGTGGTGCCTGTGAGAAATGCTTTGGCCAGAAATCAGACCTTATTGTCCACCAGAGAGTCCacacaggggagaagccctataaaTGCCTGGAATGTATGAGAAGTTTTACTCGGAGTGCCAACCTAATCAGGCACCAGGCAACTCACACGCACACTTTTAAATGCCTTGAATATGAGAAAAGTTTCAGCTGTGGTTCGGACCTTATCGtgcatcaaagaattcacatggAAGAGAAACCACGTCAGTGGTCTGCATGTGAGAGTGGCTTCCTCCTAGGTATGGGCTTCGTTGCACAACCGAAAATGAGAACTCAAACAGAGGAGCTGCATTATCAGTACAGTGTGTGTGATAAAGGCTTCTGCCAGAGCTCAGCCCTCCTTCAACATCAGACGGTCCACATCGGTGAGAAACCGTATATCTGTAACATGGGTGAGAAAGGGTGTGAGCTCAGCCTCCCCCATGCATCAGAAGCCTCACAGACGTCTTGGCCAGACAAGAAGTTTTAA